From a single Arachis hypogaea cultivar Tifrunner chromosome 3, arahy.Tifrunner.gnm2.J5K5, whole genome shotgun sequence genomic region:
- the LOC112791518 gene encoding auxin response factor 3 isoform X2, translating to MAGLIDLNTTEDDETPSYGSYAASPSSSSSHSGTSTASVSASAPVVPGSSSNSVCLELWHACAGSMISLPKKGTLVVYFPQGHSEQQLHDFPLSNNNNSIPPHVFCRVLDVKLHAEEGSDEVYCQVLLVPENEEGDIEADGEEEDTDAVMKATTPHMFCKTLTASDTSTHGGFSVPRRAAEDCFPPLDYSQQRPSQELVAKDLHGREWKFRHIYRGQPRRHLLTTGWSAFVNKKQLVSGDAVLFLRGADGELRLGIRRAGQLKSDGKFSVLPHQQLNHSTPVEVINALSSRCAFSVHYNPRVSSSDFIIPVHKFLKSLDYSYSVGMRFRMRFETEDAADRRITGLIIGINDVDPVRWPGSKWRCLLVRWDDLETTRHNRVSPWEIEPSGSASTASSLMTAGLKRSKIGLPSAQLEFPVPNGISTSDFGESLRFQKVLQGQEILGVNNPVNGINAQCHQLSELRRCYPGFTTAGHGTVPQVSSDASCNGIGFGESFRFQKVLQGQEILPSQPYGNGRLGAFDGYQMLRSRNGWSAHMNSNSSHLHAPFPSGQLSSPSSVLMFQQAFNPVSNSDYSNKANQVKGGKALQRGSYASEVDGGTNASFPSYETTFHGKAQEGKNSFTFLNLHDQLGGSPRSPDSRSEPRGSQELVSSCKSNCRVFGFSLTEGAPVANEETDPSTVTFQLNSGPSFTRHCQ from the exons atGGCGGGTTTGATTGATCTCAACACCACGGAGGACGATGAAACGCCGTCGTATGGTTCCTACGCTGCTTCTCCATCTTCTTCCTCCTCGCACTCGGGAACAAGCACTGCTTCTGTTTCAGCTTCAGCTCCGGTTGTTCCTGGTTCTTCTTCTAACTCCGTGTGTTTGGAGCTGTGGCACGCGTGTGCAGGTTCAATGATCTCGTTGCCGAAGAAGGGAACTCTTGTTGTGTACTTCCCACAGGGACACTCTGAGCAGCAACTTCACGATTTTCCTCTCTCTAACAACAATAACAGCATCCCACCCCATGTGTTCTGTCGCGTTCTCGATGTTAAGCTCCAT GCAGAGGAAGGGAGTGATGAAGTGTATTGCCAGGTTTTGCTTGTTCCTGAAAATGAG GAAGGGGATATTGAGGCTGATGGTGAAGAGGAGGACACGGATGCTGTGATGAAGGCAACAACACCCCACATGTTTTGCAAGACTCTGACAGCTTCTGATACCAGCACTCATGGTGGATTCTCGGTTCCCCGTCGTGCAGCTGAAGATTGCTTTCCTCCACTG GATTATAGTCAACAGAGGCCATCACAAGAGCTTGTAGCAAAGGATCTGCATGGCCGGGAATGGAAGTTTCGACATATTTACAGGG GGCAGCCACGAAGGCATTTGCTTACCACCGGATGGAGTGCATTTGTGAACAAGAAGCAGCTGGTGTCTGGAGATGCTGTCCTGTTTCTTAG GGGGGCAGATGGTGAACTGAGATTGGGAATTCGTAGGGCAGGTCAATTGAAAAGTGATGGTAAATTTTCAGTTCTCCCTCACCAGCAGTTGAATCATAGCACTCCTGTGGAAGTGATTAATGCTCTGTCTTCAAGATGTGCCTTCAGTGTTCACTATAACCCAAG GGTTAGTTCATCAGACTTCATCATACCTGTCCACAAATTCTTGAAGAGCCTTGATTATTCATATTCAGTTGGAATGAGGTTCAGGATGCGTTTTGAAACCGAAGATGCTGCAGATCGAAG AATCACAGGATTAATTATTGGGATTAATGATGTTGATCCTGTCAGATGGCCCGGATCAAAATGGAGATGCCTGCTG GTAAGGTGGGATGACTTAGAAACCACACGGCATAACAGGGTTTCTCCATGGGAGATTGAGCCATCAGGTTCTGCTTCCACTGCCAGTAGCCTGATGACAGCTGGTTTGAAGAGGAGCAAGATTGGATTGCCTTCAGCACAGCTAGAATTTCCAGTTCCCA ATGGGATCAGTACATCAGACTTTGGGGAATCACTAAGGTTCCAGAAGGTCTTGCAAGGTCAAGAAATTTTGGGTGTTAATAATCCTGTCAATGGTATTAATGCTCAGTGTCACCAATTATCGGAACTAAGAAGGTGCTATCCTGGATTTACCACAGCAGGACATGGTACAGTCCCACAAGTGAGTTCCGATGCTTCCTGCAATGGCATAGGCTTTGGTGAATCTTTCCGATTCCAAAAGGTCTTGCAAGGTCAAGAAATACTTCCAAGCCAACCATATGGAAATGGTCGCCTCGGAGCTTTTGATGGTTACCAGATGCTAAGGTCCAGAAATGGATGGTCTGCGCATATGAATAGCAATTCTTCTCATTTGCATGCACCCTTTCCATCTGGTCAACTCTCATCTCCATCATCCGTGTTGATGTTCCAGCAAGCATTTAATCCAGTTTCAAACTCTGATTATAGCAACAAAGCTAATCAGGTGAAGGGTGGTAAAGCACTTCAACGAGGTTCATATGCTTCTGAAGTTGATGGTGGAACGAATGCTTCCTTCCCATCTTATGAGACAACTTTCCATGGGAAAGCTCAGGAAGGAAAAAATTCTTTCACTTTTTTAAATCTGCATGATCAGTTGGGTGGTAGTCCACGTTCACCTGATTCAAGATCAGAGCCGAGAGGAAGTCAAGAGCTGGTTTCTTCATGTAAAAGCAACTGCAGAGTCTTTGGTTTTTCACTAACCGAGGGTGCTCCCGTTGCAAATGAAGAGACTGACCCCTCTACAGTCACTTTTCAATTAAATTCTGGGCCTTCTTTTACAAGACATTGCCAATGA
- the LOC112791518 gene encoding auxin response factor 3 isoform X1 yields MAGLIDLNTTEDDETPSYGSYAASPSSSSSHSGTSTASVSASAPVVPGSSSNSVCLELWHACAGSMISLPKKGTLVVYFPQGHSEQQLHDFPLSNNNNSIPPHVFCRVLDVKLHAEEGSDEVYCQVLLVPENEQKFQEGDIEADGEEEDTDAVMKATTPHMFCKTLTASDTSTHGGFSVPRRAAEDCFPPLDYSQQRPSQELVAKDLHGREWKFRHIYRGQPRRHLLTTGWSAFVNKKQLVSGDAVLFLRGADGELRLGIRRAGQLKSDGKFSVLPHQQLNHSTPVEVINALSSRCAFSVHYNPRVSSSDFIIPVHKFLKSLDYSYSVGMRFRMRFETEDAADRRITGLIIGINDVDPVRWPGSKWRCLLVRWDDLETTRHNRVSPWEIEPSGSASTASSLMTAGLKRSKIGLPSAQLEFPVPNGISTSDFGESLRFQKVLQGQEILGVNNPVNGINAQCHQLSELRRCYPGFTTAGHGTVPQVSSDASCNGIGFGESFRFQKVLQGQEILPSQPYGNGRLGAFDGYQMLRSRNGWSAHMNSNSSHLHAPFPSGQLSSPSSVLMFQQAFNPVSNSDYSNKANQVKGGKALQRGSYASEVDGGTNASFPSYETTFHGKAQEGKNSFTFLNLHDQLGGSPRSPDSRSEPRGSQELVSSCKSNCRVFGFSLTEGAPVANEETDPSTVTFQLNSGPSFTRHCQ; encoded by the exons atGGCGGGTTTGATTGATCTCAACACCACGGAGGACGATGAAACGCCGTCGTATGGTTCCTACGCTGCTTCTCCATCTTCTTCCTCCTCGCACTCGGGAACAAGCACTGCTTCTGTTTCAGCTTCAGCTCCGGTTGTTCCTGGTTCTTCTTCTAACTCCGTGTGTTTGGAGCTGTGGCACGCGTGTGCAGGTTCAATGATCTCGTTGCCGAAGAAGGGAACTCTTGTTGTGTACTTCCCACAGGGACACTCTGAGCAGCAACTTCACGATTTTCCTCTCTCTAACAACAATAACAGCATCCCACCCCATGTGTTCTGTCGCGTTCTCGATGTTAAGCTCCAT GCAGAGGAAGGGAGTGATGAAGTGTATTGCCAGGTTTTGCTTGTTCCTGAAAATGAG CAAAAATTTCAGGAAGGGGATATTGAGGCTGATGGTGAAGAGGAGGACACGGATGCTGTGATGAAGGCAACAACACCCCACATGTTTTGCAAGACTCTGACAGCTTCTGATACCAGCACTCATGGTGGATTCTCGGTTCCCCGTCGTGCAGCTGAAGATTGCTTTCCTCCACTG GATTATAGTCAACAGAGGCCATCACAAGAGCTTGTAGCAAAGGATCTGCATGGCCGGGAATGGAAGTTTCGACATATTTACAGGG GGCAGCCACGAAGGCATTTGCTTACCACCGGATGGAGTGCATTTGTGAACAAGAAGCAGCTGGTGTCTGGAGATGCTGTCCTGTTTCTTAG GGGGGCAGATGGTGAACTGAGATTGGGAATTCGTAGGGCAGGTCAATTGAAAAGTGATGGTAAATTTTCAGTTCTCCCTCACCAGCAGTTGAATCATAGCACTCCTGTGGAAGTGATTAATGCTCTGTCTTCAAGATGTGCCTTCAGTGTTCACTATAACCCAAG GGTTAGTTCATCAGACTTCATCATACCTGTCCACAAATTCTTGAAGAGCCTTGATTATTCATATTCAGTTGGAATGAGGTTCAGGATGCGTTTTGAAACCGAAGATGCTGCAGATCGAAG AATCACAGGATTAATTATTGGGATTAATGATGTTGATCCTGTCAGATGGCCCGGATCAAAATGGAGATGCCTGCTG GTAAGGTGGGATGACTTAGAAACCACACGGCATAACAGGGTTTCTCCATGGGAGATTGAGCCATCAGGTTCTGCTTCCACTGCCAGTAGCCTGATGACAGCTGGTTTGAAGAGGAGCAAGATTGGATTGCCTTCAGCACAGCTAGAATTTCCAGTTCCCA ATGGGATCAGTACATCAGACTTTGGGGAATCACTAAGGTTCCAGAAGGTCTTGCAAGGTCAAGAAATTTTGGGTGTTAATAATCCTGTCAATGGTATTAATGCTCAGTGTCACCAATTATCGGAACTAAGAAGGTGCTATCCTGGATTTACCACAGCAGGACATGGTACAGTCCCACAAGTGAGTTCCGATGCTTCCTGCAATGGCATAGGCTTTGGTGAATCTTTCCGATTCCAAAAGGTCTTGCAAGGTCAAGAAATACTTCCAAGCCAACCATATGGAAATGGTCGCCTCGGAGCTTTTGATGGTTACCAGATGCTAAGGTCCAGAAATGGATGGTCTGCGCATATGAATAGCAATTCTTCTCATTTGCATGCACCCTTTCCATCTGGTCAACTCTCATCTCCATCATCCGTGTTGATGTTCCAGCAAGCATTTAATCCAGTTTCAAACTCTGATTATAGCAACAAAGCTAATCAGGTGAAGGGTGGTAAAGCACTTCAACGAGGTTCATATGCTTCTGAAGTTGATGGTGGAACGAATGCTTCCTTCCCATCTTATGAGACAACTTTCCATGGGAAAGCTCAGGAAGGAAAAAATTCTTTCACTTTTTTAAATCTGCATGATCAGTTGGGTGGTAGTCCACGTTCACCTGATTCAAGATCAGAGCCGAGAGGAAGTCAAGAGCTGGTTTCTTCATGTAAAAGCAACTGCAGAGTCTTTGGTTTTTCACTAACCGAGGGTGCTCCCGTTGCAAATGAAGAGACTGACCCCTCTACAGTCACTTTTCAATTAAATTCTGGGCCTTCTTTTACAAGACATTGCCAATGA